From Acidimicrobiales bacterium, the proteins below share one genomic window:
- a CDS encoding radical SAM protein, whose translation MRLSLPTPVRRPSRRRRSDPAVSGPLCRAPFTSMYLDQHGDVRACCMNDTFPLGNVTAAPLEEIWRGEAARRLRRAIEAGDLDLGCGFCRPAVERGRPDQSYARWFEEFDLDGADPPWPRQLELSITNTCNLRCVMCNGEWSSSIRAQVEHRPPLPTVYDDAFFDQLRPFLAHLDRVKLYGGEPFLASETLRVMEMLVEEGLTTRCHLTTNGTQWTPRVERILSMLPVDVSVSLDAASAETYESIRRGSSWAQVRANLDRFCEWGRRRETFVSVTFCLLTVNWHELGAFFALADSLGVDGTVNQVSQPAHLTLEGLDDDEFEHVVTTLEGEDDRWSAALGQNRPMWEEQLALLQAAREQRRAAPTPTPVPAPPAETPVVAPVPGVDQAQAFARAARDAAAGRPAAGDGPDAPGPWCERHVPAGAACVALDEDGRVCREPAAGVLTLDPGSLDGRHHGEIQGVVAAALGPIERVDHVLVADRVELSSVHLRDGRVLDVVATPVPDDDAGEGDGVTVLYFSWATAGGSPPP comes from the coding sequence GTCGCTCCGACCCCGCGGTGTCCGGGCCCCTCTGCCGGGCGCCGTTCACGTCGATGTACCTCGACCAGCACGGCGACGTGCGGGCCTGCTGCATGAACGACACGTTCCCGCTGGGCAACGTCACGGCGGCGCCTCTCGAGGAGATCTGGCGCGGGGAGGCGGCGCGGCGGCTGCGCCGAGCGATCGAGGCCGGCGACCTCGACCTGGGCTGTGGCTTCTGCAGGCCCGCGGTCGAGCGCGGCCGACCGGACCAGTCCTACGCCCGTTGGTTCGAGGAGTTCGACCTCGACGGCGCCGACCCGCCGTGGCCCCGACAGCTCGAGCTGTCCATCACCAACACCTGCAACCTGCGCTGCGTCATGTGCAACGGCGAGTGGTCGTCGTCGATCCGCGCGCAGGTCGAGCACCGCCCCCCACTGCCCACGGTCTACGACGACGCCTTCTTCGACCAGCTCCGGCCCTTCCTGGCCCATCTCGACCGCGTGAAGCTCTACGGCGGCGAGCCCTTCCTCGCCTCCGAGACGCTCCGGGTCATGGAGATGCTGGTCGAGGAGGGCCTCACCACCCGCTGCCACCTCACCACCAACGGGACGCAGTGGACCCCCCGGGTCGAGCGGATCCTCTCGATGCTCCCGGTGGACGTGTCGGTCTCGCTCGACGCCGCCTCCGCCGAGACCTATGAGTCCATCCGGCGCGGCTCGTCGTGGGCGCAGGTACGGGCCAACCTCGACCGCTTCTGCGAGTGGGGCCGGCGTCGGGAGACGTTCGTGAGCGTCACCTTCTGCCTGCTGACGGTGAACTGGCACGAGCTGGGCGCGTTCTTCGCCTTGGCCGACTCGCTCGGGGTCGACGGCACGGTGAACCAGGTGTCGCAGCCGGCGCACCTCACCCTCGAGGGGCTCGATGACGACGAGTTCGAGCACGTGGTCACCACCCTCGAGGGCGAGGACGACCGGTGGTCCGCGGCGCTGGGGCAGAACCGACCGATGTGGGAAGAGCAGCTGGCCCTGCTGCAGGCGGCGCGCGAGCAGCGACGGGCCGCGCCGACACCCACCCCGGTCCCGGCGCCGCCGGCCGAGACCCCCGTCGTGGCCCCGGTCCCGGGGGTCGACCAGGCACAGGCCTTCGCGCGCGCCGCCCGGGACGCGGCGGCGGGTCGGCCCGCGGCGGGGGACGGGCCTGACGCACCCGGCCCTTGGTGCGAGCGCCATGTCCCGGCCGGCGCAGCGTGCGTGGCGCTGGACGAGGACGGTCGGGTGTGCCGCGAGCCGGCGGCGGGGGTGCTCACCCTCGATCCGGGGTCGCTGGACGGGCGTCACCACGGCGAGATCCAGGGGGTCGTGGCCGCGGCGCTCGGCCCCATCGAGCGCGTCGACCACGTGCTCGTGGCCGACCGCGTCGAGCTCTCGTCGGTGCACCTGCGCGATGGGCGGGTCCTTGACGTGGTCGCCACGCCCGTCCCCGACGACGACGCGGGCGAGGGCGATGGGGTCACCGTCCTCTACTTCTCGTGGGCGACGGCCGGCGGGAGCCCGCCACCGTGA